A window of Ipomoea triloba cultivar NCNSP0323 chromosome 2, ASM357664v1 contains these coding sequences:
- the LOC116008272 gene encoding peroxisome biogenesis protein 22-like gives MADYPKDDFTQLIKRFGAFLTVKISNVFHSLDSRSIGALAGLAFAVVFTWRVLRSPSQRRRPKRQTGAPSSSSASSNTNANVTTSASDPSPENSRAQNVIDEFFQPVKPTLGQIVRQRLSEGRKVTCQLLGVILEETSPEELQKQATVKPSVLKVLLEITKCCDLYLMERVLDDESEKKVLLALEDAGVFTSGGLVKDKVLFCSTENGRTSFVRQLEPDWHIDTNPEIVTQLARFIKYQLHISPTKPERAASNVFSSTSLEQFFGCV, from the exons ATGGCAGATTACCCCAAAGACGATTTTACTCAGCTCATCAAGCGTTTCGGCGCTTTTCTCACTGTCAAGATATCCAATGTCTTTCATTCCCTG GATTCTAGATCAATTGGGGCTTTGGCAGGTCTTGCATTTGCAGTAGTGTTTACCTGGAGAGTATTGAGATCACCCAGTCAAAGAAGACGGCCTAAGCGGCAAACTGGTGCACCTAGTAGTTCTAGTGCAAGCAGTAACACAAATGCAAATGTAACAACATCTGCAAGTGACCCTTCGCCAGAGAATTCAAGAGCACAAAATGTTATTGATGAGTTTTTTCAGCCTGTAAAG CCAACACTTGGGCAAATAGTTAGGCAAAGGTTGAGTGAAGGGAGGAAG GTAACCTGTCAGTTACTTGGCGTGATCCTCGAGGAAACTAGCCCAGAGGAGCTTCAG AAACAAGCAACAGTAAAACCCTCTGTGCTGAAAGTGTTGCTAGAAATCACCAAATGTTGTGATCTTTATCTAATGGAGAGAGTTCTGGATGATGAAAGTGAA AAAAAGGTCCTCCTGGCTTTAGAAGATGCCGGAGTATTTACATCTGGTGGCTTGGTGAAGGACAAG GTTCTCTTTTGTAGCACTGAAAATGGTCGGACATCTTTTGTTAGGCAACTGGAACCGGATTGGCATATTGACACAAATCCAGAAATTGTAACCCAGTTAGCg AGATTCATCAAGTATCAGCTTCACATTTCACCAACTAAGCCAGAGCGAGCTGCTTCAAACGTGTTCAGCTCAACTTCCTTGGAGCAGTTCTTTGGTTGTGTTTAA